From Ailuropoda melanoleuca isolate Jingjing chromosome 8, ASM200744v2, whole genome shotgun sequence, a single genomic window includes:
- the LOC117803512 gene encoding olfactory receptor 51G2-like produces MGTMGNFTFTIFSTFLVTGIPGLETVHIWISIPFCTMFFITLAGNVTIMTVILRERTLCVPMYLFLAMLAASDLGLSLFTFPTMLGIFWLDARELTFSACFTQMFFIHTFQDFESAIILAMAFDRYVAISHPLHYSSILTNSVISRIGLAIVVRTLTVQVPLPFLLRRLCFCHSNVLSHSYCLHPDIIKLSCSSTRINSIFGLFVVLSTMGLDFLLILFSYILILKTVLSIASYGGCLKALNTCISHICAVILFFTPMICLSILHRFGPKLHSHIYVTLANMHFLIPPVLNPIVYVVKTKQI; encoded by the exons ATGGGAACGATGGGGAATTTTACATTTA CCATATTCTCCACCTTCCTGGTGACAGGCATACCTGGGCTGGAGACTGTGCACATCTGGATCTCCATACCCTTCTGCACCATGTTCTTCATTACCTTGGCGGGCAACGTGACCATCATGACAGTTATCCTCAGGGAACGGACCCTCTGTGTGCCTATGTACCTCTTCCTGGCCATGCTAGCTGCCTCCGATCTGGGTCTGTCCCTCTTCACTTTCCCCACAATGCTGGGGATCTTCTGGCTGGATGCTCGAGAGCTCACCTTCTCTGCTTGCTTCACCCAAATGTTTTTTATTCACACCTTCCAGGATTTTGAGTCAGCTATCATACTGGCAATGGCCtttgaccgctatgtggccatttCTCATCCATTGCACTATTCttccattctcaccaacagtgtcaTTTCCAGGATAGGTTTGGCCATTGTAGTGCGCACCTTGACTGTACAGGtacctctccctttcctcttgaGAAGGCTGTGCTTCTGTCATTCCAATGTACTGTCTCATTCCTACTGCCTGCATCCTGACATTATAAAGCTCTCTTGCTCCAGCACCAGGATCAATAGCATCTTTGGACTGTTTGTGGTATTATCCACTATGGGACTTGattttctcctcattctcttttcATATATCCTGATACTGAAAACTGTACTGAGCATTGCATCCTATGGTGGCTGCCTCAAGGCTCTCAACACCTGCATTTCCCACATCTGTGCTGTGATTCTCTTCTTCACACCAATGATCTGCCTGTCTATACTGCACCGTTTTGGCCCCAAACTTCACTCACATATCTACGTGACCTTGGCtaacatgcattttctcattcctCCTGTGCTGAACCCCATTGTGTATGTGGTGAAAACCAAACAGATATGA